The DNA segment CGGGCTCGCGTAAAAAACACCACCCTGGATACCACCACCCCAGTGAACACGGTTACCGGAACCAGCGGTCGCCGAGGGCGTGATCGCCGACGGACCGAGTGGATCGAACATCATACGAGCGGCCGTGATCGTTGGAGCGATACCGACCGACCAGCGTTCACCAAGCTGCATCGAGATCGTCGGTGCAATCTGCATGATTTCTGCGTCGGCGAAGACAGGGCCTGATGCCAACAATGGATTGCTCGCATCCATCGGCATGTTGTTGCGAAAACCGCCGATGCCATAGACACCCATTCCGATCGTGATCGGTGTTCCTTCCAGGTGATCGACCCAACCAACCGATGGAATCACGGCGACGCCCGCTTCACCATTGGTGGTGTGGGTCGAGCCGCCGACGGTCGAAGAAAGTTCGATATCGGCCAGCAGCCCTTCCATGCCGAACGAAACTTCGTCCTGTTCGAGATAGCTGATCGATGCGGGATTCCAGTGCAAGGCACCAATCGCGTCAAGAGGAGCTGCCGTACCGGCACCACCCATCGAACGATTCACCGGTCCAACACCCGTTACTGCGATCCCTTGGGCCGAAGCCATCGCGATCGATGTCAAAACCAGAAATGCCGCCACCAAACCAGAGAAGAGATTTCGCATGCCTGCCGCCATATAGTCCGACTCGCCTGAATGGGTAAAGCGAGAAGTGAGGATCTTACCTGTACGCGGGATGCCATCGACGAAATCGCTGGTGCTTCCTCAGGTTTTTCGTCGACTCTGTCAGGGAAAAAGCGGCGACTTCCCGCGAGCAGTATCGGTTTGCACGATCAAACGCGTTGAAAACACCTAGTGCTATCAGTTTTCGTGCTGGCATTGGCATGCGTCAGAGGGGGTATGTCGAGGTCGCGAGTAGGTCTTTTTCAAGGGGCGGATCAAGTCGTAATCTGCTGCCCTGACTGTGGTTGAGCGAATCCCCAATCGGGGCCCAAAGAAAAAGCTTTACCCGAATGATGTCACGTGGTATCTTGAGATCGTTCCGTGAACCTATCTCCGATGCTCCCTTACCTCGCTCTCACCGAAATTCCACAAAGGTCGTGCTCGTGAAAACCTGGTCGCTCGCTCTTGGCTTGATCTCGCTTCTGACTTGCCTGGCTCCAACTGAAGCTGCCGATCCCATCCGAATTGGACTGATTGGTCTTGATAGCTCGCACGCGGTTGCCTTCAGCAAAACGATCAACGCCAACAACGGCCCAGCCTCGCTGGCGAAGGCCAAAGTGGTCGCCGCTTTCCCAGGCGGAAGTCCCGATCTTTCGACGAGCACCGACCGCATCGAAGGGTTCACTAAGCAGATCGAGCAAATGGGAATCGAGATCGTTCCATCGATCGACGCACTGCTGAAGAAGGTCGATGCCGTCATCATCAACAGCGTCGACGGTCGGGTTCACTTGCAGCAAGCGATGCCCGTGCTCGAAGCAGGGATTCCTGTTTTCATCGACAAGCCGCTGACCGCCTCGCTGGAAGAAACGAAACAACTGATCGCCCTCTCGAAGAAGACTGGCACGCCGTTCTTCTCGGCATCGACGCTCCGTTACTGTCAGGAAGTGATCGACATCAACAAGGACGAGGTCGTCGGCTGCGTCGCCTATAGCCCCAGCAAGACCGATCCCACACATCCCGACCTGTTCTGGTATGGAATCCACGGCGTCGAGACGCTGTTCACCGTCATGGGGCCAGGCTGTCAGACCGTCCAGCGGACCAAGGTCGAAGGAGTCGAAGTCGTGACCGGCGTCTGGGCCGATGGCCGGGTCGGTACGTTCCGTGGGATTCGCGATGGTTCGTATGGTTACGGCGTCGTCGTGTTCGGAAAGAAAGACATCCAGCTCACCAAGATCAAAGCCAAGTACGACCTACTGGTGGTCGAGATCGTCAAATTTTTTGAAACGAAGCAGCCTCCGATCGCACCAGAACAAACGCTGGAAATCATCGCCTTTATGACCGCCGCCGACCAAAGCCGTGACGCCAATGGCGAAGCGATTTCCATGGCTCCGCTGCTGAAATAACCAGGTCGATTCGCTTGCTGGTTCTCCCTTAATACAACTGATCCACCGCACAAGGTTTTCCCAATGACGCACTTGAATCGACGATCCTTCCTGGCTGCCGCTTCCGCCACGGCGATGACCACGTTCACGTCAAGTCCCAGCTTCGCTGCCGCCAACGACGAACTTCGCGTCGTCGTGGTAGGTGTGAACGGTATCGGCCGAACCCATCTCAACGGCTTCTCTCAGATCTCGGGCGTACGGGTCGTGGGGGCATGCGATGTCGATAGTGCAGTCCTCGGTCAACGTGCCGAAGAGCACCAAAAGAAGTTCCAGCAGAAGCTGAAGACTTACAACGACATGCGTCGGGTGCTGGACGATCCAGATGTCGATGCCGTCGTGCTGGCGATTCCGAATCATTGGCATGCCTTGGGCACCGTGTGGGGCTGCCAGGCAGGTAAAGACGTCTACACCGAGAAGCCTTGCTCGCACAACATCTGGGAAGCAGGCCAGATGAAGAAAGCGGCCGACAAGTACG comes from the Bremerella sp. JC817 genome and includes:
- a CDS encoding outer membrane protein transport protein, translating into MRNLFSGLVAAFLVLTSIAMASAQGIAVTGVGPVNRSMGGAGTAAPLDAIGALHWNPASISYLEQDEVSFGMEGLLADIELSSTVGGSTHTTNGEAGVAVIPSVGWVDHLEGTPITIGMGVYGIGGFRNNMPMDASNPLLASGPVFADAEIMQIAPTISMQLGERWSVGIAPTITAARMMFDPLGPSAITPSATAGSGNRVHWGGGIQGGVFYASPNCWRAGFTVKSPQWFEEFRFFTSSGVVGFDLDYPLILSGGLGYYGWERWVFAADVRYFDYANTAGFKDLGWQSVFAGAIGAQYQLSELWKLRAGYNFNQNPIGSEDVFTNIASPLIQTHNIALGAGCLLTENVELNLAYVYLVNSEVSGPLPSPPFGGNDTMSHRINAHSLLLGVQIRY
- a CDS encoding Gfo/Idh/MocA family oxidoreductase translates to MKTWSLALGLISLLTCLAPTEAADPIRIGLIGLDSSHAVAFSKTINANNGPASLAKAKVVAAFPGGSPDLSTSTDRIEGFTKQIEQMGIEIVPSIDALLKKVDAVIINSVDGRVHLQQAMPVLEAGIPVFIDKPLTASLEETKQLIALSKKTGTPFFSASTLRYCQEVIDINKDEVVGCVAYSPSKTDPTHPDLFWYGIHGVETLFTVMGPGCQTVQRTKVEGVEVVTGVWADGRVGTFRGIRDGSYGYGVVVFGKKDIQLTKIKAKYDLLVVEIVKFFETKQPPIAPEQTLEIIAFMTAADQSRDANGEAISMAPLLK